A DNA window from Candidatus Protochlamydia naegleriophila contains the following coding sequences:
- the kdsA gene encoding 3-deoxy-8-phosphooctulonate synthase: protein MHRVIVKNFAIGPKEPLVVMSGPCVIESEAHCLQAAETLKKMFEKHGVQLIFKSSYDKANRSAFDSFRGPGLEEGLRILERVQKEFDLPVVTDVHSPEEARAVGSVCEIIQIPAFLCRQTDLIFAAAETGAVVSVKKGQFLAPWDMENVVNKITSLNNHKIILVDRGTTFGYNNLVSDMRGIPIMQSLGYPVCYDATHAVQKPGGLGSMSGGDRQFIPVLAKAALAAGANCLFIESHPNPAQAKSDAASVMDFKDLDRLLPQFKQLYELIQQQE, encoded by the coding sequence ATGCACCGAGTGATCGTTAAAAATTTTGCCATTGGCCCCAAAGAACCTTTAGTGGTTATGTCGGGCCCGTGCGTTATTGAAAGTGAAGCACACTGTCTCCAAGCCGCAGAAACATTGAAAAAAATGTTCGAGAAACATGGCGTTCAGTTAATTTTTAAATCTAGCTATGATAAGGCTAATCGTTCCGCTTTTGATTCTTTCCGTGGCCCAGGTCTCGAAGAGGGATTGCGCATTTTAGAACGAGTGCAAAAAGAGTTCGATCTGCCCGTAGTTACCGACGTGCATTCGCCCGAAGAGGCGCGGGCTGTAGGGTCGGTTTGTGAAATCATTCAGATTCCGGCTTTTTTATGCAGGCAAACAGACCTCATCTTTGCAGCGGCAGAAACTGGGGCGGTTGTAAGCGTTAAGAAAGGACAGTTTCTAGCCCCTTGGGACATGGAAAACGTGGTCAATAAGATTACTTCGCTGAACAATCATAAGATCATTTTAGTCGACCGCGGCACAACCTTTGGCTACAATAATCTTGTCAGCGATATGCGTGGAATTCCGATTATGCAAAGTCTGGGATACCCTGTGTGCTATGATGCAACGCATGCTGTGCAAAAACCAGGCGGGCTCGGCTCCATGTCTGGCGGCGACCGCCAATTCATCCCGGTGCTTGCTAAAGCGGCTTTAGCGGCAGGAGCAAACTGCTTATTCATCGAGTCGCATCCGAATCCTGCACAGGCAAAAAGCGATGCTGCCTCGGTCATGGATTTTAAAGACTTGGATCGGCTATTGCCTCAATTCAAACAACTATATGAATTGATTCAGCAGCAGGAATAA
- the lptB gene encoding LPS export ABC transporter ATP-binding protein, protein MTDKSYSMCLDVQNLVKSYGGKRVVNGLSFQVHRGEIVGLLGPNGAGKTTAFYMTVGLIRPDEGKVFFQEADVTLIPMHKRARMGMGYLAQEPSVFRSLTVEQNILCILESLPLTKQERKNRLEELLGELHLEHLAKKKAAALSGGERRRVEITRSLVTNPSLLMLDEPFANIDPLSVQDVKHLIQLLSKKGISILITDHNAREIFSVVHKSYLVQEGRVALEGTVDELIHNETAKRTYLGTDFKM, encoded by the coding sequence ATGACCGATAAGTCTTATTCAATGTGTTTAGATGTGCAAAACCTGGTCAAGAGTTATGGAGGAAAGCGAGTCGTTAATGGGCTTTCTTTCCAGGTGCATCGAGGGGAAATTGTGGGTTTATTAGGTCCGAACGGCGCGGGTAAGACGACAGCCTTTTATATGACGGTTGGATTAATCAGGCCGGACGAAGGGAAGGTATTTTTCCAGGAAGCGGATGTGACGCTTATTCCCATGCACAAGCGTGCCCGGATGGGAATGGGGTATTTAGCCCAAGAGCCTTCTGTTTTTCGCAGTTTAACGGTTGAGCAAAATATTTTATGCATTTTGGAGAGTCTTCCGCTAACCAAACAAGAGCGTAAAAATCGTTTAGAAGAGCTCTTAGGTGAGCTTCACCTCGAGCATCTTGCAAAGAAGAAGGCTGCGGCCCTGTCAGGGGGGGAGAGAAGGCGAGTTGAAATTACCCGCTCGCTCGTGACCAATCCATCTCTGCTCATGCTGGATGAGCCTTTTGCCAATATTGATCCGTTATCTGTTCAAGATGTCAAACACTTGATTCAGCTGCTTTCAAAAAAAGGGATTAGCATCCTTATTACCGATCATAATGCCCGCGAAATTTTTTCGGTGGTCCATAAAAGCTATCTGGTTCAAGAAGGCAGGGTCGCTCTTGAAGGCACAGTTGACGAGCTCATACACAATGAAACGGCTAAGAGAACCTACCTTGGCACAGATTTCAAGATGTAG
- a CDS encoding aminodeoxychorismate/anthranilate synthase component II, which yields MLLFIDNFDSFTYNLVQCFQIIGIELQVVRNQALSLADCLDLRPTHLVIGPGPGSPSQAGLSKSLMHACAGHLPILGVCLGHQAIAELYGGDVIRSAFPMHGKTSPIHHDGRGVFHGIPQAFHATRYHSLVVKKETLPECLEISAETPDGEIMGLRHRSCKMEGVQFHPESILTEYGLSLLRNFLDNRDGSL from the coding sequence TTGTTACTCTTTATCGATAATTTTGACTCCTTTACTTATAACCTCGTGCAGTGCTTTCAGATTATTGGCATCGAACTTCAGGTTGTTAGGAATCAAGCTCTATCGCTTGCCGATTGCTTGGACCTGCGCCCCACTCATCTTGTGATTGGGCCGGGGCCAGGCTCTCCCTCTCAGGCGGGATTATCTAAATCTCTAATGCATGCCTGTGCAGGGCATCTACCCATTTTAGGCGTGTGTTTAGGTCATCAAGCCATTGCAGAGCTCTATGGAGGGGACGTGATTCGATCTGCTTTCCCCATGCACGGCAAAACCAGCCCCATACACCACGATGGACGAGGCGTTTTTCATGGCATTCCTCAAGCTTTTCATGCTACCCGCTATCATTCTTTAGTTGTCAAAAAAGAGACCCTACCCGAATGCCTTGAAATTTCGGCAGAGACACCGGACGGTGAAATCATGGGGCTCCGCCATCGCTCGTGCAAGATGGAAGGCGTTCAATTTCATCCAGAGTCGATTCTGACCGAGTATGGACTTTCTCTCCTTAGGAATTTTCTTGACAACAGGGATGGATCTTTATAA
- the ndk gene encoding nucleoside-diphosphate kinase, producing MALERTLSIIKPDAVGKNHIGDIIARFEKAGLRVIALKMKHLDKKDAEGFYAVHQGRPFFNDLVGFMITGPVLVMVLEGENAISKNRDIMGATDPKKAAPGTIRADFAQTIDENAVHGSDAAETAQVEIAYFFKPDEICVRTR from the coding sequence ATGGCATTAGAGCGCACTCTTTCTATTATTAAACCTGACGCTGTAGGCAAAAATCACATTGGCGATATCATTGCCCGTTTTGAAAAAGCTGGTCTTCGCGTTATCGCATTGAAAATGAAGCATTTAGACAAAAAAGATGCGGAAGGTTTCTATGCCGTACACCAAGGACGTCCTTTCTTCAACGATCTAGTAGGCTTCATGATTACAGGACCTGTATTGGTCATGGTATTGGAAGGCGAAAACGCCATCAGCAAAAACCGCGATATCATGGGTGCAACTGATCCTAAAAAAGCAGCTCCTGGAACTATCCGTGCAGATTTTGCTCAAACGATTGATGAAAATGCCGTTCACGGATCAGATGCCGCTGAAACAGCTCAAGTAGAAATTGCTTACTTCTTCAAACCAGACGAAATCTGCGTTAGAACACGTTAA
- a CDS encoding DUF975 family protein, producing MEERKFYTGNVLKTGWTKFKEQPWTWVGALLLMGLILMTQPLLTYLVTGDFGGMLSEAVVDEGRIDDGGEEIRTPDEARNGEVVVIYQNPWEGLISFIYTLIQSGLSLGLTYMGIRAVDGQTLQLSDLFARFRYFFYNFIGQILYSLIVLAGLILLIVPGIIWGLRYSLYPYFIADKKVGPIQALKMSAEATQGAKWDLFKFMLAAILIGLAGILALVVGIFVAMPVITIATAAIYRILSNRLIQSEAVVPLNATQVSHGEGV from the coding sequence ATGGAAGAACGCAAGTTTTATACTGGGAATGTTTTAAAGACTGGCTGGACAAAATTTAAAGAGCAGCCTTGGACATGGGTTGGGGCTTTATTGCTTATGGGGTTGATTTTGATGACTCAGCCTTTACTGACTTATCTGGTTACAGGGGATTTTGGTGGAATGCTGTCGGAAGCCGTAGTTGATGAGGGAAGGATTGACGATGGAGGCGAGGAGATTAGGACTCCGGATGAAGCGAGAAATGGCGAAGTGGTTGTTATTTACCAAAACCCTTGGGAAGGGCTCATTTCTTTTATTTATACCTTGATTCAGTCCGGGTTGAGTTTGGGATTAACCTACATGGGTATTCGTGCGGTCGATGGTCAAACTCTTCAGTTGAGTGATTTATTTGCTCGTTTCCGGTACTTTTTTTACAATTTCATCGGGCAAATTTTGTATTCCTTGATTGTTTTGGCGGGCCTCATTCTATTGATCGTTCCGGGTATTATTTGGGGGCTGCGCTACAGTCTGTACCCCTATTTTATTGCCGATAAAAAGGTCGGCCCTATCCAAGCATTGAAAATGAGTGCAGAGGCAACGCAAGGAGCTAAATGGGATTTATTTAAGTTCATGCTGGCCGCCATTTTAATTGGATTGGCTGGGATCTTGGCATTAGTGGTTGGTATCTTTGTTGCCATGCCAGTCATTACCATTGCAACGGCTGCGATTTACCGCATTCTGTCTAATCGTCTTATCCAGTCTGAAGCTGTTGTGCCGCTCAATGCGACTCAAGTTTCACATGGAGAAGGGGTGTAG
- the pheT gene encoding phenylalanine--tRNA ligase subunit beta — translation MRIPLSWIKEYIDLNLQPSEIAKILTMAGLEVDGYETVGGDFSGVIVGRVLETEKHPNADKLVVATVTDGKESYQVVCGAPNCRPGLKTAFAPIGASLTDEGKEFKIKKSKLRGVESSGMLCSGKELHLTSDDDGILELPEHLVEGTLLNELYSDTIFEISLTPNLGHCSSVIGVARELSAATGLPLRYPHLVFQEGEHPIEQSINLQVLAKEDCPRYTCRVIKDIKVGPSPDWLKTKLEKCGLRSVNNVVDVTNYVLMEMGHPLHAFDYDRLNGQQIIVRRAKEGETFETLDGKERVLKESHLMICAGERPVAIAGVMGGSNSEVHDGTCHIVLESAYFDSVSVRKTSKQLGLQTDASKRFERGTDPNQLISVLNRAAMLIQEVAGGTIQIGILDEKAKEFPEATIRCRLNRTNQMLGTILSRGEVETIFKNLGFHYQWDGQDSFFVRVPTYRVDIKEEIDLIEEIARLYGYDHIPRQGGRYLSSQLPPAPIYLFEKEIQSRLIAEGLQEFLTCDLIGPTLLNIVQDHTMPPESVVSVLNPTSIEQSVLRTSLLPGLLQVVKYNVDHQNHQINGFEIGRIHFKEGEQYKEQSVAAIVLSGSSQPAHWNDKPKDYDFYDLKGIVENLLVELGIEEPIFKNIGLDTFHSGRQASVFVGAMEVGTFGEIHPAIRRRLDVSQRILFGEFNLQDLMQVATRLEKVKPLAIYPGSERDWTFTIKDSVPFAAIMEALDEQKSTLLEKVSLLGVYRSDKLSPGYQNITLRFVYRDPSKTVAQEVVEAEHHRLTAKAINKLGDAIKG, via the coding sequence ATGCGCATTCCTTTATCTTGGATTAAAGAATATATCGATTTAAATCTACAACCTAGCGAAATAGCTAAAATACTTACCATGGCCGGGCTGGAAGTCGATGGCTATGAAACAGTCGGTGGTGACTTTTCAGGAGTGATTGTTGGGCGCGTTCTGGAGACTGAAAAACATCCGAATGCTGATAAATTAGTTGTGGCTACTGTGACAGATGGTAAAGAAAGCTATCAGGTAGTATGTGGCGCTCCTAATTGCCGCCCGGGATTAAAAACGGCTTTTGCCCCTATCGGAGCTTCTTTGACTGATGAGGGCAAAGAATTCAAAATCAAGAAGTCAAAGCTTCGTGGCGTAGAATCGAGCGGCATGCTTTGCTCTGGTAAGGAATTGCATTTAACCTCGGATGATGACGGCATTTTGGAGCTGCCTGAGCATTTAGTGGAAGGAACGTTACTGAATGAACTGTATTCGGATACGATTTTTGAAATTTCTTTAACTCCTAATTTAGGCCACTGTTCGAGTGTTATCGGAGTGGCACGTGAACTGTCTGCAGCGACAGGGCTTCCTTTGCGCTATCCCCATTTGGTTTTTCAAGAAGGGGAGCATCCGATTGAGCAAAGCATTAATTTGCAAGTGTTGGCCAAAGAAGACTGTCCGCGTTATACTTGCCGTGTAATCAAAGACATTAAAGTGGGTCCTTCTCCCGACTGGTTGAAAACGAAGCTTGAAAAGTGTGGATTGCGCAGCGTCAACAACGTGGTAGATGTCACAAACTACGTCTTAATGGAAATGGGCCATCCTTTGCATGCTTTTGATTATGACCGTTTGAACGGACAGCAAATTATCGTTAGGCGTGCTAAAGAAGGTGAAACCTTTGAAACGTTGGATGGGAAAGAGCGGGTATTGAAAGAGTCTCATCTGATGATTTGTGCAGGCGAGAGACCTGTCGCCATCGCGGGCGTCATGGGGGGGAGCAATAGCGAAGTCCACGATGGCACGTGTCACATTGTCCTCGAATCGGCTTATTTTGATTCTGTCAGCGTACGTAAAACTAGCAAACAGCTTGGCCTGCAGACCGATGCTTCTAAGCGATTTGAAAGAGGAACAGATCCCAATCAGCTGATTTCGGTTCTCAATCGCGCTGCTATGCTCATTCAAGAAGTTGCTGGAGGGACAATTCAAATCGGCATTTTGGACGAAAAGGCTAAAGAGTTCCCAGAAGCGACCATCCGCTGCCGCCTCAATAGAACGAACCAAATGCTTGGTACTATTTTGAGCAGAGGGGAAGTAGAGACGATTTTTAAAAACCTTGGATTCCATTACCAGTGGGATGGGCAAGACAGCTTCTTCGTGCGCGTACCTACTTACCGCGTCGACATTAAAGAAGAAATCGATTTAATCGAGGAAATAGCTCGTCTTTACGGCTACGATCATATTCCAAGGCAAGGCGGACGCTATCTATCTTCTCAATTGCCTCCTGCACCTATTTATCTTTTTGAAAAAGAAATACAGAGCCGTTTGATCGCCGAGGGATTGCAAGAGTTCCTCACCTGCGATTTGATTGGTCCGACTCTTTTAAATATTGTGCAAGATCACACCATGCCGCCAGAATCGGTTGTCAGTGTTTTAAATCCCACATCGATTGAACAGTCGGTTTTGCGTACCTCGCTCTTGCCTGGTCTTTTACAGGTCGTGAAGTACAATGTCGACCACCAAAACCATCAAATCAATGGATTTGAAATCGGTCGCATTCACTTTAAAGAAGGGGAACAATACAAAGAGCAGTCGGTTGCTGCAATCGTACTGTCAGGGTCTTCACAGCCAGCTCATTGGAATGATAAGCCTAAAGACTATGATTTTTATGACTTAAAAGGAATTGTAGAAAATCTATTGGTGGAATTGGGAATTGAAGAGCCTATTTTCAAGAATATAGGATTGGACACGTTCCATTCCGGACGTCAAGCATCAGTCTTTGTAGGCGCGATGGAAGTCGGTACTTTTGGTGAAATCCATCCGGCTATCCGCCGCCGCTTAGATGTTTCTCAGCGCATTTTGTTTGGTGAATTCAACTTGCAAGATCTTATGCAAGTGGCTACGCGCCTTGAGAAAGTTAAGCCTTTGGCTATCTATCCCGGATCTGAAAGAGATTGGACTTTTACGATCAAGGATTCTGTTCCTTTTGCAGCCATTATGGAAGCGCTCGATGAGCAAAAATCGACGCTTCTGGAGAAAGTTTCATTGTTGGGCGTCTATCGCAGCGATAAATTGAGCCCTGGCTACCAAAATATTACCTTGCGCTTTGTCTACCGTGATCCATCTAAAACTGTGGCGCAAGAAGTGGTTGAGGCTGAGCATCACCGCTTAACGGCCAAAGCAATCAATAAATTAGGCGATGCTATAAAAGGATAA
- a CDS encoding toxin-antitoxin system YwqK family antitoxin, translating into MKIPSILPAAYICLLLAATACQTNSCRDEVVCETYVHRYGVPLQANDWSARGQHGQVVSTRRDGVVVSKTYESGILHGETTYTFPHRELIQRKEVYCQGELVQESSYYPNGMPQQQINYDSGKHSLTAWYEGGVPQCKEEYEQGHLVQGSYYNLSNHEESRVEDRNGTRTRRDAYGQLISVDSIQNGQMTMCTTYHPNGTPAALTPYANGVIEGKRRTFTVGGEPATIEEWTNNSQHGNTEIFDNGEKCADMPYINGRPHGVERRYRDNDKVVQRRNWIQGKKHGPCYNYIGNTTQTDWYFQGRQVNKPTYDMLSNQ; encoded by the coding sequence ATGAAAATCCCTTCTATATTACCCGCAGCCTATATCTGCCTATTATTGGCAGCAACAGCTTGCCAAACGAATAGCTGCCGCGACGAAGTCGTTTGCGAAACGTATGTTCACCGCTATGGAGTGCCTCTTCAAGCCAATGATTGGTCGGCTCGAGGACAGCATGGCCAAGTCGTTTCAACTCGCCGCGATGGGGTTGTGGTTTCTAAAACCTATGAATCTGGAATTTTACATGGTGAAACGACTTATACGTTTCCCCATCGCGAATTGATTCAAAGAAAAGAGGTCTATTGCCAAGGAGAGTTGGTCCAAGAGTCTTCCTACTATCCCAATGGCATGCCTCAGCAGCAAATCAACTACGACTCTGGCAAGCATTCTCTAACGGCTTGGTATGAAGGTGGCGTTCCTCAATGCAAGGAAGAGTACGAACAAGGGCATTTAGTCCAAGGCTCTTACTACAATTTGTCCAATCATGAGGAATCTCGCGTAGAAGATCGCAATGGAACTCGTACGAGACGCGATGCCTATGGTCAGCTGATCTCTGTTGACAGCATTCAAAATGGTCAAATGACGATGTGTACGACATACCATCCAAATGGAACACCGGCCGCTTTGACGCCTTATGCCAACGGTGTCATAGAAGGAAAGCGCCGTACCTTTACTGTTGGAGGAGAGCCCGCGACGATTGAAGAGTGGACCAATAATAGCCAGCATGGTAATACCGAAATTTTCGACAATGGCGAAAAATGTGCAGACATGCCTTACATTAATGGCCGTCCGCATGGAGTTGAGCGCCGCTACCGCGATAACGACAAAGTTGTTCAGCGTAGAAATTGGATCCAGGGCAAGAAGCATGGACCTTGTTACAACTATATAGGCAACACAACTCAAACCGATTGGTATTTCCAAGGCCGTCAAGTCAATAAACCTACCTATGACATGTTGAGCAATCAATAA
- a CDS encoding heavy metal translocating P-type ATPase, giving the protein MWKESKLKWLITGSIFIGIFEFLSLAGIHLPKPLALPFFLTFTLLFGYKTIWHGLQALLALNFKSINFLMLIAIAGAFYLGEYPEGTIVIILFTLAEELEDLGIAKSQSALDSLINKMPRTVLVKGEINAVDVANIAIGTTILIKPGQMIPLDGIVKDGLSFVDESAITGEPIAQDKRPGDSIFAGSLNRQGFLEVEVTKTASESTIEKIREMTFNATQNKAKTQKFIEVFSQYYTPFVILLALFWTLFTWLVLKRPFDQGFADALALLVIACPCALVISTPISIFSAIGNASSSGALIKGGRYLEAIGQIKAMAIDKTRTLTIGEPVVTDVIPFDGHSKELLLSCAAGIEKLSEHPLAQSIVNAAMKENLTPHSVENFESIIGKGAKADCLVCDDKHHCIGKLEFILEEHHVPHPFIDQIDSYQNQGKTVIAVSTHKSLEGIIALEDEIRPNSAQFIADLKSLGIHTVMLTGDHLNVAKSIAKKVGIEAIKADLLPQDKSQAVKELLHDYGIVAMFGDGVNDAPALALSNVGISMSSLGSDTAIEAASIVILNGRLKVIPFLIQLSRKTLTTIKTNIAFALAIKTIFIILALLSLSNLALAIFADVGVTLLVILNSLRLMNFKIEG; this is encoded by the coding sequence ATGTGGAAAGAATCTAAATTAAAATGGTTGATTACCGGATCAATTTTCATTGGTATTTTCGAATTTTTGTCTTTAGCCGGTATTCACCTTCCCAAACCCTTGGCACTCCCCTTTTTCTTAACCTTCACCCTTTTGTTCGGTTATAAAACCATTTGGCATGGCTTGCAAGCCTTGCTGGCTTTGAACTTCAAAAGCATTAATTTTCTCATGCTCATTGCCATCGCTGGGGCTTTTTATCTTGGCGAATATCCAGAAGGGACAATTGTCATTATTCTATTTACCTTAGCTGAAGAATTAGAAGACCTGGGCATTGCCAAAAGCCAATCGGCATTAGACTCTTTGATCAATAAAATGCCCAGGACCGTCTTAGTCAAAGGCGAAATCAATGCTGTCGACGTTGCGAACATTGCAATCGGAACCACGATCCTGATTAAACCAGGACAAATGATCCCCTTAGATGGCATTGTCAAAGATGGACTTTCATTTGTAGATGAATCGGCAATTACGGGAGAGCCTATTGCCCAGGATAAGCGTCCTGGCGATTCCATTTTTGCCGGGAGTTTAAATAGGCAAGGTTTTCTCGAGGTAGAGGTCACAAAAACAGCTTCAGAGTCTACCATTGAAAAAATTCGAGAAATGACTTTTAACGCCACACAAAACAAGGCAAAAACGCAAAAATTTATTGAGGTCTTCTCTCAATACTATACCCCTTTCGTTATCCTGCTAGCCCTTTTTTGGACCCTATTTACCTGGCTCGTGCTAAAGCGTCCATTCGACCAAGGATTTGCAGATGCACTCGCCCTCTTAGTCATTGCATGTCCTTGCGCCCTCGTCATCTCAACCCCCATCTCCATCTTTTCAGCCATTGGCAATGCCTCTTCTTCAGGAGCCTTGATCAAAGGCGGCCGCTACTTGGAGGCAATTGGGCAAATTAAAGCCATGGCCATTGATAAAACGCGTACGCTCACGATTGGAGAACCCGTTGTGACTGATGTCATTCCTTTTGATGGGCATTCCAAAGAGCTTCTGCTGAGTTGTGCAGCAGGCATTGAAAAACTCTCCGAGCATCCGCTAGCGCAAAGTATTGTCAATGCTGCCATGAAAGAAAATTTGACGCCTCATAGTGTAGAAAACTTTGAGAGCATTATTGGAAAAGGTGCCAAAGCCGATTGCCTTGTCTGCGATGATAAGCATCACTGCATTGGTAAATTGGAATTCATTCTGGAAGAACATCACGTTCCTCACCCCTTCATTGATCAAATCGATTCTTATCAAAATCAAGGCAAGACAGTGATTGCCGTAAGCACGCATAAAAGCCTGGAAGGCATTATTGCCTTGGAAGATGAAATCCGGCCTAACAGCGCCCAATTTATTGCAGACTTAAAAAGCCTTGGGATCCATACTGTCATGTTAACTGGCGATCATCTCAACGTAGCTAAGTCAATTGCCAAAAAAGTTGGCATAGAAGCCATCAAGGCAGACCTTCTTCCGCAAGACAAATCCCAAGCCGTTAAGGAACTTTTGCACGACTATGGAATCGTTGCCATGTTTGGAGATGGCGTCAACGACGCTCCAGCGCTTGCCTTGTCCAATGTCGGCATTTCCATGAGCAGTTTAGGCAGTGATACTGCCATCGAAGCAGCATCAATCGTCATTCTCAATGGTCGCCTGAAAGTGATTCCTTTTTTAATTCAACTGAGCCGTAAAACATTGACGACCATCAAGACCAATATCGCCTTTGCCTTAGCGATAAAAACTATTTTTATTATATTAGCTCTTTTGAGCCTTTCGAACCTTGCCTTAGCCATCTTTGCAGATGTCGGGGTGACATTGCTCGTCATCCTCAATAGCTTGAGACTGATGAATTTCAAGATAGAAGGATAA